In Trichocoleus desertorum NBK24, the following are encoded in one genomic region:
- a CDS encoding ferredoxin:protochlorophyllide reductase (ATP-dependent) subunit N yields the protein MTLAETQPQPLDFECETGNYHTFCPISCVAWLYQKIEDSFFLVIGTKTCGYFLQNAMGVMIFAEPRYAMAELEEGDISAQLNDYEELKRLCDQIKRDRNPSVIVWIGTCTTEIIKMDLEGLAPKLESEIGIPIVVARANGLDYAFTQGEDTVLAAMAQRCPDKAATTEAGKNEQNAIAKLLNFGRKKEEVAAEESEYANHPPLVLFGSLPDPVVTQLTLELKRQGIKVSGWLPSKRYTELPVLEENYYVSGINPFLSRTATTLMRRRKCKLIGAPFPIGPDGTRAWLEKICSVFGIEPQGLDEREAQIWASLEDYLQLIRGKSVFFMGDNLLEISLARFLIRCGMSCPEIGIPYMDKRYQAAELALLEKTCRDMGVPNPRIVEKPDNYNQIQRIHELKPDLVITGMAHANPLEARGINTKWSVEFTFAQIHGFTNSRDILELVTRPLRRNNNLKDLGWDKLVREEAKI from the coding sequence ATGACCCTCGCTGAAACTCAGCCCCAACCCCTCGATTTTGAGTGTGAAACTGGTAATTACCACACTTTTTGCCCGATTAGCTGCGTCGCTTGGCTATACCAAAAAATTGAAGATAGCTTCTTCCTCGTCATCGGCACCAAAACCTGCGGCTATTTTCTGCAAAACGCAATGGGCGTGATGATCTTTGCCGAGCCTCGGTACGCGATGGCAGAACTGGAAGAAGGAGACATCTCCGCTCAGCTCAACGACTACGAAGAACTGAAGCGCTTATGCGACCAAATTAAGCGCGATCGCAACCCCAGTGTGATCGTTTGGATCGGCACTTGCACCACCGAAATCATCAAAATGGACTTAGAAGGCTTGGCTCCCAAGCTAGAGTCAGAAATCGGGATTCCCATTGTGGTCGCTCGTGCGAACGGGCTGGACTATGCCTTTACTCAAGGGGAAGATACGGTTCTAGCGGCAATGGCTCAGCGCTGTCCAGACAAGGCTGCAACGACCGAAGCAGGCAAAAATGAGCAAAATGCGATCGCTAAACTGCTCAACTTTGGTCGCAAGAAAGAAGAAGTCGCCGCCGAAGAATCGGAATACGCCAATCATCCCCCCCTCGTCCTGTTTGGCTCCTTACCTGACCCTGTCGTTACACAACTGACGCTAGAACTGAAGAGACAAGGCATCAAGGTCAGTGGTTGGTTGCCTTCCAAGCGCTACACCGAGCTACCCGTACTCGAAGAAAACTATTACGTCTCTGGGATCAATCCTTTCCTCAGCCGCACTGCCACTACTCTCATGCGTCGTCGCAAGTGCAAGTTGATCGGTGCTCCTTTCCCCATTGGCCCAGATGGTACCAGGGCTTGGCTCGAAAAAATTTGCTCGGTATTCGGCATCGAACCCCAAGGCTTAGATGAGCGAGAAGCCCAGATTTGGGCCAGCCTAGAGGATTACCTCCAACTAATTCGGGGTAAATCTGTCTTCTTTATGGGAGACAACCTGCTAGAAATTTCTCTAGCTCGCTTCCTGATTCGTTGCGGCATGAGTTGCCCCGAAATCGGCATTCCTTATATGGATAAGCGCTACCAAGCCGCTGAACTGGCTCTGCTAGAGAAAACTTGCCGCGACATGGGTGTGCCGAATCCACGGATTGTAGAAAAGCCCGATAACTACAACCAAATTCAACGAATTCATGAGCTAAAACCAGATTTGGTAATTACGGGCATGGCCCACGCCAATCCCCTAGAAGCGCGTGGCATCAACACCAAATGGTCTGTAGAGTTTACCTTCGCCCAAATCCACGGTTTTACCAACTCCCGTGACATCCTAGAACTAGTAACTCGGCCCCTGCGTCGCAACAACAATCTGAAAGATCTAGGTTGGGACAAGCTAGTCCGGGAAGAAGCCAAAATCTAA
- a CDS encoding CGLD27 family protein, which translates to MDISTPVCPVPFEQQPLNEYQDLKESWFFRWATLPLHTYLTTILWIWACSWFVVGPVATYSFSWVKHPVQFALSGAAGAGLIVVLALLRLYLGWSYIRDRLLNETVFYEESGWYDGQYWPKPPEVLTRDRLIVSYEIQPILRRLQRSFGGLVALFCCGGIVWQYL; encoded by the coding sequence ATGGATATTTCTACCCCTGTTTGTCCCGTTCCTTTTGAGCAGCAACCACTTAATGAATACCAAGACCTCAAGGAGTCTTGGTTTTTCCGTTGGGCAACTTTACCTTTGCACACCTACCTCACTACGATTCTTTGGATTTGGGCTTGTAGTTGGTTCGTGGTAGGGCCAGTTGCAACCTATAGCTTTTCCTGGGTGAAACACCCGGTCCAGTTTGCGCTGAGTGGGGCGGCTGGTGCGGGCCTCATTGTTGTCTTAGCCTTACTTCGCCTGTATTTAGGCTGGAGTTATATTCGCGATCGCCTCCTCAACGAAACCGTTTTTTACGAAGAGTCGGGCTGGTATGACGGTCAATATTGGCCCAAGCCGCCGGAGGTGCTGACGCGCGATCGCTTAATTGTTAGCTACGAAATTCAACCAATTTTACGGCGGCTACAGCGCAGCTTTGGGGGGCTTGTGGCTCTTTTTTGCTGCGGTGGCATTGTTTGGCAATACCTGTAG
- a CDS encoding WcaI family glycosyltransferase — protein MRILIYSYNYHPEPIGIAPLMTELAEGLVQRGHEVRVVTGMPNYPQRRIYDEYQGKWYVTEEKNGVTIQRSFVWVKPKPGLLDRILLDGSFVLTSFLQAMRGWRPDVILLTVPPLPVSVPAALLGWIRRCPVVLNLQDILPDAAVHVGLLKSKTMIRVFSALEKFAYRTATKISVITEGFVDNLTAKGVAPEKMVCIPNWVDVNFIRPLPKENNAFRVAHQLENKFVVLYSGNIALTQGLETVVEAATRLRHIPEIAVVIVGEEKALQGLRNYCQARGADNVLLLPFAPREKLPEMLAAADIGLIVQKSNVISFNMPSKTQVLLASGRPIIASVPDTGTAARAVHQSGGGVVVEPENPDALAAAILELHANPGKAEMLGQKGRQYATERYAFEQALNQYEALFETVVAKSSTKISVLPELMAE, from the coding sequence ATGCGAATTCTAATTTATTCCTATAACTACCATCCAGAACCCATCGGCATTGCCCCTCTAATGACCGAATTGGCAGAAGGATTGGTACAGCGAGGTCATGAAGTTCGCGTTGTCACTGGCATGCCCAACTATCCCCAACGTCGCATCTACGACGAATACCAAGGGAAGTGGTATGTCACCGAAGAAAAAAACGGAGTTACCATCCAACGCAGTTTTGTTTGGGTTAAACCAAAACCTGGTTTACTCGATCGCATCCTCCTTGATGGCAGCTTTGTTCTAACCAGCTTCCTGCAAGCCATGCGTGGTTGGCGACCTGATGTCATCTTATTGACTGTTCCACCCTTGCCAGTGAGTGTTCCGGCGGCTTTACTCGGCTGGATTCGCCGTTGTCCTGTCGTACTGAACTTGCAAGATATTTTGCCCGATGCGGCGGTGCATGTCGGGCTGCTGAAGAGTAAGACCATGATTCGAGTCTTCTCAGCTTTAGAAAAATTCGCTTATCGTACCGCGACCAAAATTAGCGTCATTACGGAAGGGTTTGTTGACAACCTCACCGCTAAAGGGGTAGCTCCAGAGAAGATGGTCTGCATTCCCAACTGGGTTGATGTCAACTTCATCCGTCCCCTGCCTAAAGAAAACAACGCCTTCCGAGTCGCCCATCAACTCGAAAACAAGTTTGTGGTTCTCTACTCTGGCAACATCGCCCTGACTCAAGGGCTAGAAACAGTTGTAGAAGCGGCTACTCGCCTGCGCCACATTCCCGAAATCGCGGTGGTAATTGTCGGTGAGGAAAAAGCGCTACAAGGCTTGCGAAATTATTGTCAGGCTCGCGGAGCGGATAACGTACTCCTGTTGCCGTTTGCACCGCGAGAGAAATTGCCAGAAATGTTAGCAGCCGCCGACATCGGCTTAATTGTGCAAAAGAGTAACGTAATCTCTTTCAACATGCCTTCCAAAACTCAGGTGTTGTTGGCCAGTGGTCGCCCCATCATTGCCTCAGTCCCTGACACCGGAACGGCTGCTAGAGCGGTTCACCAAAGTGGTGGGGGTGTCGTTGTGGAACCAGAAAACCCGGATGCCTTAGCCGCTGCTATTTTAGAACTGCATGCTAATCCCGGTAAAGCAGAGATGCTAGGCCAGAAAGGCAGACAGTATGCCACTGAGCGCTATGCCTTTGAGCAAGCTCTCAATCAGTATGAAGCTTTGTTTGAGACGGTCGTAGCCAAATCCTCTACTAAAATTTCAGTCCTGCCAGAGCTTATGGCTGAATAG
- the trxA gene encoding thioredoxin yields the protein MSAAAQVTDSSFKQEVLDSEVPVLVDFWAPWCGPCRMVAPVVDEIAQQYDGQIKVVKVNTDENPSVASQYGIRSIPTLMIFKGGQRVDMVVGAVPKTTLANTLEKYL from the coding sequence ATGTCAGCAGCCGCACAAGTGACGGATTCTAGTTTTAAGCAAGAAGTGCTTGATAGTGAAGTTCCAGTTTTAGTTGATTTTTGGGCTCCCTGGTGCGGTCCCTGTCGGATGGTTGCACCTGTTGTTGACGAGATCGCCCAACAGTACGATGGCCAAATCAAGGTCGTCAAAGTTAATACTGACGAGAATCCTAGCGTTGCTAGCCAATACGGCATCCGCAGCATCCCAACGCTGATGATTTTTAAGGGAGGACAGCGAGTTGATATGGTAGTGGGTGCTGTACCGAAGACCACTCTAGCTAACACTTTAGAAAAGTATCTTTAA
- the yqeK gene encoding bis(5'-nucleosyl)-tetraphosphatase (symmetrical) YqeK, which produces MDHSPCPDSPTTSDIKHLSGAVQREQVLSWLAINVPDSRLKHILRVEQTAIELAQHHGLDVEKAAEAGLMHDLAKCFKPQRLLEMAQAEGLEIDPVEAANPHLLHAPVGAIVARDEFGVEDEEVLQAIGDHTLGRPGMGLLSCVVFLADSLEPGRGDNPELETLRQSSLQDLHQAVYLTCNYSLKHFLDTHRLIHPRTVLTRNWSLKRSHPINSVITQGTEN; this is translated from the coding sequence TTGGACCATAGTCCTTGTCCTGACTCTCCAACCACTTCTGACATTAAACATTTGTCAGGCGCAGTCCAGCGTGAACAGGTCTTGAGTTGGTTGGCTATAAATGTGCCCGACTCACGGCTCAAGCACATTTTGAGAGTGGAGCAGACTGCCATAGAACTAGCTCAGCATCACGGTCTAGATGTCGAGAAAGCGGCAGAGGCGGGGTTGATGCATGATCTGGCAAAGTGCTTCAAGCCCCAACGCCTTCTAGAGATGGCTCAGGCCGAGGGGTTAGAGATAGACCCTGTAGAAGCGGCAAACCCACACTTACTACATGCGCCCGTTGGTGCCATTGTAGCTAGAGATGAGTTTGGGGTTGAGGACGAAGAAGTCTTGCAAGCTATTGGTGACCACACACTGGGTAGACCTGGAATGGGTTTGCTGAGTTGTGTTGTTTTTTTGGCAGATAGCTTGGAGCCGGGACGGGGGGATAATCCCGAATTAGAAACCTTGCGGCAAAGCAGTTTGCAGGATTTACATCAAGCGGTCTATTTAACCTGTAATTATTCTCTGAAGCATTTTCTGGACACCCATCGGCTAATTCATCCTCGAACTGTTCTTACGCGCAATTGGTCTTTAAAACGATCGCATCCGATAAATTCTGTTATTACACAAGGAACTGAGAACTGA
- the rsfS gene encoding ribosome silencing factor — MTDFQVRSYPTAASSPVASVAKEDASKQLALLIAEAADDRKGGEIVVLKVSEVSYLADYFVLVTGFSSVQVRAIARSIEDRVEEEFQRLPLRTEGQGEGSWMVQDYGEVIAHVFMPDQREFYNLEAFWGHAEKIEFSTLAKD, encoded by the coding sequence ATGACCGATTTCCAAGTGCGTTCTTACCCAACGGCGGCTTCTTCTCCAGTTGCTAGCGTTGCGAAGGAAGATGCTAGTAAACAACTGGCCTTGCTAATTGCTGAAGCTGCGGATGACCGGAAGGGAGGAGAGATTGTCGTCCTTAAGGTCTCTGAAGTTTCTTACTTGGCAGATTACTTTGTCCTAGTCACGGGTTTCTCCAGTGTTCAGGTACGGGCGATCGCCCGCTCAATTGAGGACAGGGTAGAGGAGGAATTCCAACGACTCCCTCTGCGCACCGAAGGCCAAGGCGAAGGCAGTTGGATGGTGCAAGACTACGGTGAGGTCATTGCCCACGTCTTTATGCCAGATCAACGAGAATTTTATAATCTCGAAGCTTTTTGGGGCCATGCGGAAAAAATTGAATTTTCCACGTTGGCAAAGGATTAG
- a CDS encoding DUF5331 domain-containing protein: MRPRVNIEQLRQSLKAKWLGYYRENRHWLIRLGIWVNCDGQRRPASGFILATLSILEPQLTQMFPLVVELSNNPDRIVAALGLNFNPDAELQTSEESKSAAIADKAVKMLPTRTANPSPEMISAKSKPVNQPAAIDEACRGV, from the coding sequence ATGAGGCCCCGCGTGAACATTGAGCAGTTACGTCAGTCTTTGAAGGCGAAATGGTTAGGCTACTATCGCGAGAATCGGCACTGGCTTATTCGTCTAGGTATCTGGGTCAACTGTGATGGCCAGCGCCGCCCTGCTTCTGGTTTTATCTTGGCGACGTTATCCATTCTTGAGCCACAGCTTACCCAGATGTTTCCGCTGGTTGTGGAGCTGAGTAATAATCCAGACCGAATTGTGGCAGCGTTGGGCCTGAACTTTAACCCAGATGCTGAACTCCAAACGAGCGAAGAGAGCAAGTCTGCAGCGATCGCAGATAAAGCCGTCAAAATGCTGCCCACTCGCACCGCTAACCCCAGCCCAGAGATGATCTCAGCCAAGTCAAAGCCCGTGAATCAACCTGCTGCCATAGACGAAGCTTGTAGAGGCGTGTAG
- a CDS encoding LOG family protein → MTELINRLPTHEQGELIQQALVTILRMAEGEVNRLDWKIVTASLQDMERAFKAFYPYRHVRKISMFGSARIQPDSVEYQMAAEFARRITEQGFMVITGAGGGIMQAGNEGAGAGQSFGLNIHLPFEQGANPFIQGDPKLVYFKYFFTRKLVFLKESDALALFPGGFGTQDEAFESLTLSQTGKSAPVPLVLIDRPGGDYWRNWADYIEKQLLKRGLISPEDPSLYTITDDLDVACEAIASFYRVFHSSRYVGSLLIIRLKSELMDKDIEKLNEEFSDILVKGRIERSKTLPQEAPDETIDLPRLALHFNQRDLGRLYQLIAAINQLAVPSPTAEHPEQK, encoded by the coding sequence GTGACTGAATTAATTAATCGTCTGCCCACCCATGAGCAGGGAGAGTTAATTCAGCAAGCTTTGGTAACTATTTTGCGGATGGCCGAGGGTGAAGTAAACCGCTTGGATTGGAAGATTGTGACTGCTTCCCTACAGGATATGGAGCGAGCCTTTAAAGCTTTCTATCCTTACCGTCACGTCCGCAAAATTTCTATGTTTGGGTCTGCTCGCATTCAACCCGACAGTGTTGAGTATCAGATGGCGGCTGAGTTTGCCCGTCGCATCACGGAACAAGGTTTCATGGTGATCACTGGAGCGGGTGGTGGCATCATGCAAGCAGGGAATGAAGGCGCGGGCGCAGGTCAGTCCTTCGGTCTCAACATTCACTTGCCTTTTGAGCAAGGGGCCAACCCTTTCATCCAAGGCGATCCCAAGCTGGTTTATTTCAAGTATTTCTTCACCCGTAAGCTCGTATTTCTCAAGGAAAGCGATGCTCTAGCGCTGTTCCCAGGCGGCTTTGGGACGCAAGATGAAGCTTTTGAGTCCTTAACGCTGAGCCAGACTGGGAAATCAGCTCCTGTACCTCTCGTGTTGATCGATCGCCCTGGGGGGGATTATTGGCGGAATTGGGCGGACTACATTGAAAAGCAATTACTCAAACGAGGGTTAATTAGCCCAGAAGATCCCAGCTTATATACCATTACTGATGACTTGGATGTGGCTTGCGAGGCGATCGCGAGTTTCTATCGGGTGTTTCATTCCAGTCGCTATGTCGGCAGTCTGCTGATCATTCGGCTTAAGTCTGAGCTAATGGATAAAGACATAGAAAAGCTGAATGAAGAGTTCAGTGACATCTTGGTCAAAGGACGCATCGAAAGAAGCAAAACCCTGCCCCAAGAAGCTCCAGATGAAACCATTGACCTGCCCCGCTTAGCACTGCACTTCAATCAACGCGATTTAGGCCGTTTGTACCAACTCATTGCTGCCATCAATCAACTAGCTGTTCCTTCTCCCACTGCCGAGCACCCAGAACAAAAGTAG
- a CDS encoding GuaB3 family IMP dehydrogenase-related protein, with protein MEIQLGRGKTARRAYGFDEIALVPGQRTLDPSLADTSWKIGGIERQIPIIASAMDGVVDVKMAVLLSQLGALGVLNLEGIQTRYADPNPILDRIASVGPTEFVPLMQELYAEPIKPELIEQRIQEIKSQGGIAAVSATPAGAVKFGDIVAKAGADLFFIQATVVSTAHLSPESIVPLDLAQFCQEMPMPVILGNCVTYEVALNLMKAGAAGVLVGIGPGAACTSRGVLGVGVPQVTAIADCAAARDDYYQETGNYVPVIADGGLVTGGDICKCIACGADGVMIGSPFARSAEAPGRGFHWGMATPSPVLPRGTRIRVGTTGTLEQILRGPAQLDDGTHNFLGALQTSMGTLGAKNIKEMQQVEVVIAPSLLTEGKVYQKAQQLGMGK; from the coding sequence GTGGAAATTCAACTTGGGCGGGGCAAAACAGCTCGTAGAGCATACGGATTCGACGAAATTGCGTTGGTTCCCGGTCAGCGGACGCTTGATCCGAGCTTGGCCGATACAAGCTGGAAGATTGGTGGCATCGAACGGCAAATTCCAATCATTGCGAGTGCAATGGATGGAGTAGTGGATGTCAAAATGGCTGTGCTCCTATCTCAGTTGGGAGCGTTGGGTGTATTAAACCTAGAGGGCATTCAAACCCGCTACGCTGACCCCAACCCCATTCTGGATAGAATCGCGTCGGTAGGACCTACTGAGTTTGTTCCTTTGATGCAAGAGCTTTACGCAGAGCCGATCAAACCAGAGCTGATCGAGCAGCGAATTCAGGAAATTAAGAGCCAAGGTGGTATCGCTGCGGTCAGTGCGACTCCCGCCGGAGCGGTCAAGTTTGGTGACATCGTGGCTAAAGCAGGCGCTGATCTGTTCTTTATTCAAGCAACGGTTGTTTCTACCGCCCACCTGTCTCCAGAGTCAATTGTGCCCCTGGATCTGGCTCAGTTCTGCCAAGAAATGCCCATGCCAGTGATTCTGGGCAACTGTGTCACCTATGAAGTAGCCCTCAACCTGATGAAGGCAGGGGCAGCAGGCGTGCTAGTTGGCATTGGCCCAGGCGCTGCTTGTACGTCTCGCGGGGTGCTTGGCGTGGGTGTGCCTCAAGTTACCGCGATCGCCGACTGTGCCGCAGCACGGGACGACTACTATCAAGAAACGGGCAACTATGTCCCCGTCATCGCAGATGGTGGACTCGTCACAGGTGGCGATATCTGTAAGTGTATTGCTTGCGGAGCCGATGGCGTCATGATCGGTTCTCCCTTTGCTCGTTCAGCCGAAGCACCGGGTCGAGGTTTCCATTGGGGGATGGCGACTCCTAGCCCCGTTCTGCCACGCGGCACTCGGATTCGGGTGGGTACTACAGGCACGCTAGAGCAAATTCTCCGTGGCCCTGCCCAACTTGACGATGGCACTCACAACTTCCTAGGCGCTTTGCAAACCAGTATGGGTACCTTAGGCGCTAAAAATATCAAGGAAATGCAGCAAGTTGAAGTCGTCATTGCCCCTTCCTTGTTAACTGAAGGCAAGGTTTATCAAAAGGCGCAACAGCTTGGAATGGGTAAGTAA
- a CDS encoding 7-carboxy-7-deazaguanine synthase QueE, with translation MTADTSTARLVEVFSAIQGEGLNVGTRQLFIRFAFCDLRCHFCDSAHTWLAPATCQIERSPGLRDFETHPNPVTLPTLLEWVQRQNQPGLHDSISLTGGEPLLHAAFLAEFLPQVRQQTGLPIYLESGGHRPEQLAMILPYLDMVGMDIKLPSVSGETLWQAHTEFLQRCHDAAVEVFVKAIASQATKPEDLEQTAELVAAVDPAIPVFLQPVTPLDAAHSLGHDFSPPTPDQVLTWQAMMKRSLKQVRVIPQTHKMLGQL, from the coding sequence ATGACCGCTGACACCTCTACAGCTCGCTTGGTTGAAGTCTTTTCAGCGATTCAAGGAGAAGGACTGAATGTAGGCACACGCCAACTTTTTATTCGGTTTGCCTTCTGCGATTTACGTTGCCACTTTTGCGATAGTGCTCATACCTGGTTGGCCCCTGCTACTTGCCAAATTGAGCGATCGCCCGGTTTACGAGATTTTGAGACGCATCCGAATCCGGTTACACTGCCAACTTTGCTGGAGTGGGTGCAGCGGCAAAATCAGCCAGGGTTACACGACAGCATCAGCCTAACTGGAGGCGAACCTTTACTACATGCGGCATTTCTAGCCGAATTTTTACCTCAAGTGCGCCAGCAAACAGGACTACCCATTTACCTTGAAAGCGGCGGGCATCGGCCTGAACAGTTGGCAATGATCTTGCCTTATTTAGATATGGTTGGGATGGATATTAAGTTGCCCAGTGTCAGCGGTGAGACGCTGTGGCAAGCCCACACTGAGTTTTTGCAGCGCTGTCATGATGCCGCGGTAGAAGTCTTTGTCAAGGCGATCGCCTCTCAAGCCACCAAACCAGAAGATTTAGAGCAGACGGCTGAGTTAGTAGCTGCGGTTGATCCAGCGATTCCGGTGTTTCTCCAACCTGTCACTCCTCTGGATGCCGCCCATTCACTAGGTCATGACTTTTCGCCGCCGACTCCCGATCAAGTTTTGACCTGGCAAGCCATGATGAAGCGCTCCTTGAAACAGGTGCGAGTGATTCCTCAAACTCACAAAATGCTGGGCCAACTGTAA
- the bchL gene encoding ferredoxin:protochlorophyllide reductase (ATP-dependent) iron-sulfur ATP-binding protein: MKLAVYGKGGIGKSTTSCNISAALAKRGKKVLQIGCDPKHDSTFTLTGFLIPTIIDTLQAKDYHYEDVWPEDVIYKGYGGVDCVEAGGPPAGAGCGGYVVGETVKLLKELNAFDEYDVILFDVLGDVVCGGFAAPLNYADYCLIVTDNGFDALFAANRIAASVREKARTHPLRLAGLIGNRTSKRDLIDKYIETVPMPVLEVLPLIEDIRVSRVKGKTLFEMAESDPSLNHVCDYYLSIADQILAQPEGVVPTDTPDRDLFALLSDFYLNPAPVPKREDEELDLMMV, translated from the coding sequence GTGAAACTAGCAGTTTATGGCAAAGGCGGGATCGGCAAATCGACAACGAGCTGCAATATCTCAGCTGCTTTAGCGAAGCGCGGCAAAAAGGTTTTACAAATTGGCTGTGACCCAAAGCACGACAGCACATTTACCTTGACGGGCTTCTTGATTCCCACCATCATTGACACACTGCAAGCCAAAGACTACCACTACGAAGATGTGTGGCCAGAAGATGTTATCTACAAAGGTTACGGCGGCGTAGACTGCGTTGAAGCAGGTGGCCCTCCCGCCGGAGCGGGTTGTGGTGGCTATGTGGTGGGTGAAACCGTCAAACTGTTGAAAGAACTCAACGCCTTTGATGAGTACGACGTAATTTTGTTTGACGTGTTGGGTGACGTAGTCTGCGGTGGCTTTGCGGCTCCCCTCAACTATGCCGACTACTGCTTGATCGTGACCGACAACGGTTTTGATGCTCTGTTCGCGGCCAACCGGATTGCAGCTTCTGTCCGGGAAAAAGCTAGAACTCACCCTCTGCGTCTAGCTGGTCTGATCGGCAACCGAACTTCCAAGCGTGACTTAATCGACAAGTACATCGAAACAGTGCCCATGCCTGTGCTCGAAGTTCTGCCCCTGATTGAAGACATTCGGGTTTCTCGCGTGAAGGGTAAAACCCTGTTTGAGATGGCCGAGTCTGACCCCTCCTTGAACCATGTGTGCGACTACTACCTCAGCATTGCCGACCAGATTTTGGCTCAGCCAGAAGGTGTCGTACCCACCGACACTCCCGACCGAGATCTGTTTGCTCTATTGTCTGACTTCTATCTCAACCCCGCACCTGTTCCTAAGAGAGAAGACGAAGAGCTAGACCTGATGATGGTTTGA
- a CDS encoding DUF3318 domain-containing protein codes for MSELRRLKALLPPELQSWVMVEGATTVNPPLITAEEIGKDQVEIQIDLIRWEQLAIDQRNLLFWHEVARIQNDTIPKDGWEMAALAIGLGGAVGELWVQDGLLLLLALGLCGVSGYRLFQKNNNERTVREAIDADEKAIALATRFGYSLPNAYKSLGSALKALIDQTPKKRQRGKYEARLEALKRSAAKAKAKAKGSRPEL; via the coding sequence ATGAGCGAACTCCGGCGTTTAAAAGCCCTGCTACCCCCTGAACTGCAGAGTTGGGTCATGGTGGAGGGAGCCACAACTGTTAACCCTCCCCTGATTACGGCTGAAGAGATTGGCAAAGACCAAGTTGAGATTCAGATTGACTTAATTCGCTGGGAACAGCTCGCGATCGATCAACGTAACTTGCTGTTTTGGCATGAAGTTGCCCGCATTCAGAACGATACGATTCCCAAAGATGGCTGGGAAATGGCAGCTTTAGCCATTGGTCTGGGTGGTGCTGTGGGCGAACTTTGGGTGCAAGATGGATTGCTCTTGCTGCTGGCCCTAGGGCTGTGTGGAGTTTCGGGCTACCGCTTGTTCCAGAAGAACAATAATGAGCGCACTGTGCGAGAAGCGATCGATGCTGATGAGAAAGCGATCGCCCTAGCCACGCGATTTGGCTACAGCTTGCCCAATGCCTACAAGAGTTTGGGTAGTGCTCTCAAAGCTTTAATTGACCAAACTCCCAAGAAGCGCCAGCGAGGCAAGTACGAAGCCCGCTTGGAAGCTCTGAAGCGCAGTGCAGCCAAAGCAAAAGCCAAAGCGAAAGGTAGCCGCCCGGAACTGTAA